The following coding sequences are from one Humulus lupulus chromosome X, drHumLupu1.1, whole genome shotgun sequence window:
- the LOC133806280 gene encoding uncharacterized protein LOC133806280, translating to MNIGRDLRGLCASCPHHQISEQILIQYFYEGLQSLDRSMIDAASEGALVNKTPAAARSLISNMAANSQQFGIRQDPNPPPNSINEVRNSNENQLGHQLAQLTAVVQQHALGQQVRPCGICQVVGHAIDTCLTLFEGEIEGVNVVAAPQSTPVRPPSFSLQQQSHQKYAPRTMQAPQVAQPPSKKHSTEDLINAIATNMLQFQQTTQASTESLENQVGQLAASYNRLEAHLSNKLPSQLEKNPKENVSAITLESGIQYEPPTQPSSPAPILKKFKKEEVDKEILETFRKVEVNIPLLDAIKQVPCYAKFLKELCTNKKKLKDDEKISVGENVSAVLQKKLPQFLETRVIVQLVDRTNAYSLGVVEDVLVKVDGLVFATDFYILEMGDASIPNPTPVLFGRPFLMTTVY from the exons ATgaatattgggagagatttaagaggGTTGTGTGCTAGTTGCCCTCATCATCAAATAAGTGAACAAATCTTAATCCAgtacttttatgaaggattacaatCACTGGATAGGAGTATGATTGATGCAGCCAGTGAGGGTGCACTAGTTAATAAGACTCCTGCTGCTGCcaggagcttgatttctaatatggctgCCAACTCACAACAGTTTGGCATTCGTCAAGATCCTAATCCACCACCAAACTCAATTAATGAGGTGAGAAATTCAAACGAGAACCAACTTGGTCATCAATTGGCTCAATTAACTGCAGTGGTGCAACAACATGCTTTAGGCCAACAGGTGCGGCCATGTGGAATATGTCAGGTTGTGGGGCATGCTATTGATACTTGCCTTACTCTATTTGAGGGGGAGATTGAGGGTGTTAATGTTGTAG CTGCTCCACAGTCTACACCTGTTAGACCGCCTAGTTTTTCTCTTCAACAACAATCTCACCAGAAATATGCACCTAGAACTATGCAAGCACCACAAGTTGCTCAACCACCGAGTAAAAAACATTCTACCGAAGATTTAATCAATGCAATTGCTACAAACATGCTTCAGTTTCAGCAAACTACCCAAGCGTCCACCGAAAGTTTAGAGAATCAGGTGGGACAACTAGCGGCATCATATAATAGGTTGGAAGCTCATCTTTCTAATAAATTGCCTTCACAACTTGAGAAGAATCCCAAGGAGAATGTAAGTGCGATAACACTGGAAAGTGGTATACAATATGAGCCACCCACACAACCTTCATCACCAGCTCCAAT ATTAAAAAAGTTTAAGAAAGAGGAAGTTGACAAGGAAATTCTTGAGACTTTTCGCAAAGTTGAGGTAAACATTCCATTACTTGATGCTATTAAACAAGTTCCATGTTATGCTAAATTTTTGAAGGAGTTGTGCACGAATAAGAAGAAATTGAAGGATGATGAAaagataagtgtgggggagaaCGTCTCTGCTGTTCTCCAAAAGAAGCTGCCACAATTCCTT GAGACAAGAGTTATTGTTCAGTTGGTCGATCGCACTAATGCTTATTCTTTAGGGGTAGTTGAAGATGTGCTGGTGAAGGTTGATGGACTTGTCTTTGCAACAGATTTCTATATACTTGAAATGGGGGATGCATCAATTCCCAATCCGACACCGGTTTTATTTGGGAGGCCATTTTTGATGACAactgtttactga